The genomic interval AAAGACCTTGGACCGTGCAGGTATCGCCGATATCGTTATCGAGCGCACCCGCGATCGCGTCCGCGTCGATATTCACACCGCTCGTCCGGGCATTGTGATTGGTCGTCGTGGTTCTGAGGCAGACCGTCTGCGCAAAGAGCTGGAGAAGCTCACTGGCAAGCAGGTCGCCCTCAACATCCTCGAGGTCAAGAACATTGATGCAAACGCTCAGCTGGTGGCTCAGTCCATCGCCGAGCAGCTGACCAACCGTGTGGCATTCCGTCGCGCAATGCGTAAGGCTATCCAGTCTGCAATGCGCCAGCCACAGGTCAAGGGCATCAAGGTTGTTTGTTCCGGTCGTCTCGGCGGTGCCGAGATGTCCCGCACCGAGCGCTACCATGAGGGTCGCGTTCCGCTGCACACCCTCCGCGCCGAGATCGATTACGGCACCTACGAGGCACACACCACTTTCGGACGCATTGGCGTCAAGGTGTGGATCTACAAGGGTGACGTCGTCGGTGGTCGTCGTGAGAGCGAGATCAATGCACCCGCAGAGCGTCGCCGCCGTGGTGACCGCAACGCACGCCCGCGTCGCGGTGGCCAGCGTCGTAACCGCGCTGAGCAGAAGCAGGAGGGCTAAGAATGCTTATCCCTAAGCGCGTCAAATACCGTCGCCAGCACCGTCCGACTCGTAGTGGCGTGTCCAAGGGCGGTAACCGCATCACTTTCGGTGACTACGGCATCCAGGCTCTTGAGCCTGCCTACATCACCAACCGTCAGATCGAGTCTGCACGTATCGCCATCAACCGCCACGTCAAGCGTGGTGGCAAGGTGTGGATCAACATCTTCCCGGATCGTCCGCTGACCCAGAAGCCGCTCGGCGTGCGTATGGGTTCCGGTAAGGGCCCCGTGGAGAAGTGGATCGCTAACGTCAAGCCGGGTCGTATCCTCTTCGAGATGAGCTTCCCGAATGAAGAGGTAGCTCTTGAGGCTCTGCGCCGTGCAGGCCAGAAGCTTCCTTGCAAAGTTCGTATCGTTAAGAAGGAGGACCAGTTCTAATGGCTAACGGTACCCCCGCACACGAGCTTCGCGAGCTGAACGCCGAGGAGCTGAAGACCCGTCTGACCGAGGCCAAGGAAGAGCTGTTCAACCTGCGCTTCCAGGCTGCTACCGGCCAGTTGACCAACAACCGCCGCCTTCGCACGGTAAAGCGCGACATCGCCCGCATCTACACCGTTATTCGCGAGCGTGAGCTGGGCCTGTCCGAGGTTCCGGGAGCTGAGGCTTAAACATGAGTGAGGCAAACGTGAACAAGAAGGAAAAGGGCGCACGCAAGGTCCGCACCGGCTACGTGGTTTCTGACAAGATGCAGAAGACCATCGTTGTTGAGCTTGAGGACCGCAAGCAGCACGCCAAGTACGGCAAGACCATTCGTACCAACTCGAAGGTCAAGGCACACGATGAGGACAGCATCGCCGGCGTCGGCGACCTCGTCCGCATCGAGGAGACTCGTCCGCTGTCCAAGGACAAGCACTTCCGTCTCGTTGAGATCATCGAGAAGGCTAAGTAGTCTTTGACAGAGAATTAGCTCCTAGCTAATAACAAACGCGGTGTATATCTTGAGGAATTGAGATATACACCGCGTTTTCTTATGCACAGGTTATTGCGGATAGATAAGAGTAAAGCCAGACCGAGGCTAGTTGAGAGCGACGGTCTGGCTTTATTATTTTATTCGGCAGCCCAGCCGATGTTTTCTACAGGGACGCTAGCAAAAGCATAAGCGCCGTAGTTAGCAAGTCCCTTCTTCACCGCGACAATATTAACGCCGTTGAACTCAGGGATTACTCCGTAGCGAGCGAAAGCCTCTACTTCTAGTTCATTTCCACGTTTGATTTGTTCCTCACGGGTAGGAAGCGCCTGGAGCTCGCGGATCTTAGCA from Corynebacterium ulcerans carries:
- the rpsC gene encoding 30S ribosomal protein S3, giving the protein MGQKIHPHGLRLGITSEWKSHWYADKNYSEYVAEDIRVREYLVKTLDRAGIADIVIERTRDRVRVDIHTARPGIVIGRRGSEADRLRKELEKLTGKQVALNILEVKNIDANAQLVAQSIAEQLTNRVAFRRAMRKAIQSAMRQPQVKGIKVVCSGRLGGAEMSRTERYHEGRVPLHTLRAEIDYGTYEAHTTFGRIGVKVWIYKGDVVGGRRESEINAPAERRRRGDRNARPRRGGQRRNRAEQKQEG
- the rplP gene encoding 50S ribosomal protein L16, with the protein product MLIPKRVKYRRQHRPTRSGVSKGGNRITFGDYGIQALEPAYITNRQIESARIAINRHVKRGGKVWINIFPDRPLTQKPLGVRMGSGKGPVEKWIANVKPGRILFEMSFPNEEVALEALRRAGQKLPCKVRIVKKEDQF
- the rpmC gene encoding 50S ribosomal protein L29 is translated as MANGTPAHELRELNAEELKTRLTEAKEELFNLRFQAATGQLTNNRRLRTVKRDIARIYTVIRERELGLSEVPGAEA
- the rpsQ gene encoding 30S ribosomal protein S17; the protein is MSEANVNKKEKGARKVRTGYVVSDKMQKTIVVELEDRKQHAKYGKTIRTNSKVKAHDEDSIAGVGDLVRIEETRPLSKDKHFRLVEIIEKAK